In Manis pentadactyla isolate mManPen7 chromosome 3, mManPen7.hap1, whole genome shotgun sequence, a single window of DNA contains:
- the GADD45G gene encoding growth arrest and DNA damage-inducible protein GADD45 gamma, translating to MTLEEIRGQDAVPESTARMQGAGKALHELLLSAQRQGCLTAGVYESAKVLNVDPDNVTFCVLAADEEDEGDIALQIHFTLIQAFCCENDIDIVRVGDVQRLAAIVGAGEETGAPGDLHCLLISNPNEDAWKDPALEKLSLFCEESRSVNDWVPSITLPE from the exons ATGACTCTAGAGGAAATCCGCGGCCAGGACGCTGTTCCGGAAAGCACCGCCAG GATGCAGGGCGCTGGGAAGGCGCTGCATGAGCTGCTGCTGTCGGCGCAGCGCCAGGGCTGCCTCACCGCCGGCGTCTACGAGTCCGCCAAAGTCCTGAACGT GGACCCCGACAACGTAACCTTCTGCGTGCTGGCTGCCGACGAGGAGGACGAGGGCGACATCGCGCTGCAGATCCACTTCACGCTGATCCAGGCGTTCTGCTGTGAGAACGACATCGATATTGTGCGCGTCGGTGACGTGCAGAGGCTGGCGGCGATCGTGGGTGCAGGCGAGGAGACGGGCGCGCCTGGGGACCTGCATTGTCTCCTTATTTCG AACCCCAATGAGGACGCGTGGAAGGACCCTGCCTTGGAGAAGCTCAGCCTGTTCTGCGAGGAGAGCCGCAGCGTCAACGACTGGGTGCCCAGTATCACCCTCCCCGAGTGA